One window from the genome of Leptospira broomii serovar Hurstbridge str. 5399 encodes:
- a CDS encoding RNA polymerase sigma factor, whose translation MEGLSQQEFSKYYESSRNTVYHFLLKLSGSPEIAEDLTQETFLKAYEVMHRFDPSRGSFSSWSCTIGKNLYFKLFNRSKKESNNISINIDNFPELSAGNDKDPSGIEKKNLNSFLKEGISRLPEPEKSIILLKELEKKTLRETAEALKISERTVSRRLLSAFRILRTFLEENGIESI comes from the coding sequence ATGGAAGGCCTTTCTCAACAGGAATTTTCGAAATATTATGAATCTTCTCGGAATACGGTTTATCATTTCCTTCTGAAGCTTTCAGGTAGTCCCGAAATTGCAGAAGATCTAACTCAAGAAACCTTCCTCAAGGCTTACGAGGTCATGCACAGGTTCGATCCTTCAAGAGGTAGCTTTTCCTCTTGGTCATGCACCATCGGCAAAAATCTCTACTTTAAACTTTTCAATCGCTCGAAAAAAGAATCGAACAACATCTCTATCAATATTGATAATTTCCCGGAGCTTTCCGCCGGAAATGATAAAGATCCATCGGGAATAGAGAAAAAAAATTTAAATTCCTTTTTGAAAGAAGGAATTTCCCGTCTTCCCGAACCAGAAAAGAGTATAATATTATTAAAAGAATTAGAAAAAAAGACTCTTAGAGAAACAGCAGAAGCATTAAAAATTTCTGAAAGAACCGTCAGTCGCAGATTGTTAAGTGCATTCAGAATTTTAAGGACCTTTCTCGAGGAAAATGGGATCGAATCGATATGA
- a CDS encoding 2Fe-2S iron-sulfur cluster-binding protein — protein sequence MVKIKIDGIEYEVDEKKNLISAAKDVGVDIPFFCFHPKLSVVGMCRMCLIEIEGIPRLQVACNTKVTEGLSIVTNSPRVKEAREGTMEFLLANHPLDCPVCDKAGECQLQDNSFNEGKGNSRFTLEKRNIPQEEIGTNLIINHNRCIVCYRCVRFEEELVGESNLGLFERGYHSIIGLAKEEPISHNYQGALADICPVGALLNNKTLFKSRVWWYKSEESICPGCSTGCKTYTNVRDNKMYRYMPRIDEEKDQYFLCDKGRFDVDWLNNNRLFAYYKNGNPSTSAEILDAIALKVSQASKVAILGGAHESDQNLLSIKKSLEKAGIPFTAEARVSAAQYKDPEQIDFQYTTDAHPNTKGAVDANFISGSNLESLLSSISKEEYDLVFVIKENVSDVLGRVKPKTLIVLETNLTDGISSANFGIPIKTFAEQNGSFTNKKGWNQTFNKSMEPPKGLLSSGEFFSELVDRVIELCSGQKEAAIGNH from the coding sequence GTGGTCAAGATAAAGATAGACGGGATCGAATACGAGGTCGACGAAAAGAAGAATTTGATCTCGGCAGCAAAAGATGTCGGTGTTGATATTCCTTTTTTCTGCTTTCATCCGAAACTATCCGTAGTCGGTATGTGCAGGATGTGTCTCATCGAGATCGAGGGTATTCCTCGACTTCAAGTAGCTTGCAATACTAAAGTCACGGAAGGCCTTTCTATCGTCACCAACAGTCCTCGAGTGAAGGAAGCGAGAGAAGGGACGATGGAATTCTTGCTCGCAAACCACCCTCTTGATTGCCCCGTTTGCGATAAAGCGGGCGAGTGTCAACTGCAGGATAACTCTTTCAACGAAGGAAAAGGAAATTCAAGATTCACTCTTGAAAAACGTAATATTCCCCAAGAAGAAATAGGCACGAACCTAATCATTAATCATAATCGTTGCATTGTATGTTATCGATGCGTTCGATTTGAAGAAGAATTGGTGGGTGAATCGAATCTCGGGTTATTCGAAAGAGGTTATCATTCGATTATCGGTTTAGCTAAGGAAGAGCCGATTTCCCATAATTACCAAGGAGCTCTCGCGGATATCTGCCCTGTTGGAGCTTTATTAAACAATAAAACGCTTTTTAAATCTAGAGTGTGGTGGTATAAATCAGAGGAGTCGATCTGCCCCGGATGCAGCACCGGTTGCAAGACATATACGAACGTGCGCGATAATAAAATGTATCGCTATATGCCTCGAATCGACGAGGAAAAGGATCAATATTTCCTTTGCGATAAAGGACGCTTTGACGTCGATTGGCTGAATAATAACCGCCTATTCGCGTATTATAAGAATGGAAATCCGAGTACTAGTGCCGAAATCCTGGATGCGATCGCGCTGAAAGTTTCTCAAGCAAGTAAAGTTGCAATCCTTGGTGGCGCTCACGAATCCGATCAAAACCTTCTATCGATCAAAAAATCATTGGAAAAAGCCGGCATACCGTTTACGGCAGAAGCTCGTGTCTCCGCCGCACAATATAAGGATCCGGAGCAAATCGACTTTCAATACACGACCGACGCTCATCCTAATACAAAGGGAGCCGTCGATGCGAATTTTATTTCGGGATCCAACCTTGAATCGTTGCTTTCTTCGATCTCAAAGGAAGAATACGATCTCGTTTTTGTGATCAAGGAAAATGTTTCGGACGTATTGGGTCGGGTAAAACCGAAAACGTTGATAGTTTTAGAAACGAATCTAACGGATGGAATTTCCTCCGCGAATTTTGGAATTCCGATCAAGACATTTGCGGAGCAGAACGGCAGTTTTACGAATAAGAAAGGCTGGAATCAAACCTTTAATAAGTCGATGGAACCTCCTAAAGGATTACTTTCTTCCGGAGAATTCTTTTCCGAGCTAGTCGATCGCGTTATCGAATTGTGTTCAGGGCAAAAGGAGGCTGCAATTGGGAACCATTAA
- a CDS encoding DNA-3-methyladenine glycosylase I, translating to MDKPRSYCSYIRSLGPNEANEHKAYHNTEYGFPLETDDELFGRLILEINQAGLSWTTILKKKENFYEAYHRFSVEKVSKYKQKDVDRLLSNAGIIRNKLKIEATIHNANVIRSIQKQSGSFSSWLDSHHPKSRDEWTKLFKKTFKFTGGEIVNEFLLSTGYLPGAHDSDCPTAKKISRLKPAWSRVK from the coding sequence ATGGATAAACCCAGAAGCTACTGTTCTTATATCCGTTCTTTAGGCCCGAATGAGGCAAATGAACACAAAGCGTATCATAACACTGAATACGGGTTTCCATTGGAAACCGACGACGAACTTTTCGGTCGCCTAATCCTCGAAATAAATCAAGCTGGATTATCATGGACTACGATTTTGAAAAAGAAGGAAAATTTCTACGAGGCATATCATAGATTTTCCGTCGAAAAAGTATCCAAATACAAACAAAAAGACGTCGATCGACTGCTTTCGAATGCGGGAATCATTCGCAACAAACTTAAAATTGAAGCGACAATACATAATGCAAATGTAATTCGATCCATTCAAAAACAATCCGGCAGTTTTTCCTCCTGGTTGGATTCCCATCATCCGAAGTCGCGAGATGAATGGACTAAACTATTTAAGAAAACTTTCAAATTCACTGGAGGAGAAATCGTAAATGAATTTCTTTTGAGTACCGGTTATCTTCCTGGAGCCCATGATTCGGATTGCCCGACTGCAAAAAAAATTTCCAGACTTAAACCGGCGTGGTCAAGAGTTAAATAA
- a CDS encoding flavin-containing monooxygenase, with protein sequence MVDLPKVCVIGAGSSGITVCKSLQDKGIPYHCYEKGSDIGGNWRFNNDNGISNIYKSLHINTHRDRMEYRDYPMPPWYPEYPNHEPIQKYFLDYVSHFGLRKNISFKNGVKKVEPQEDGTYLVTTEKEQKKYYDAIIVANGHHWSPRWPEPNFPGKFNGKIIHSHDYVDPEHPIQLVGKRVVILGMGNSAMDISVELSRPGVCKKVFLCSRRGAWVIPNYLFGKPLDKSTQLIPPGTPFWLKRMVLGFILKLGVGKMEDFGLPKPDHNPGEAHPTISQDILVRLGRGDIIYKPIIQEFKGSKIRFADNSEEEIDAVIYCTGYNVKFPFFDPNFIDVQDNHLPLFHRTFKPGLNNLFFIGLYQPLGAIMPLAEFQGKWIAEYLAGNYRLPSVPEMQKQIAKYEDAMRKRYVASARHTMQVDFEDFLYYMQKELKSGKVRASKAGNRLPIEAKAQHKTSSKLGSLNGNDHKVLGRNKKGALAKV encoded by the coding sequence ATGGTGGATTTACCTAAAGTTTGTGTGATTGGTGCCGGCTCTAGCGGAATTACGGTATGTAAATCTTTACAAGATAAAGGAATTCCCTACCACTGCTATGAAAAAGGAAGCGATATAGGCGGGAATTGGCGTTTCAATAATGACAATGGAATTAGCAATATTTACAAATCTTTACATATCAATACTCATCGCGATCGCATGGAATATCGCGACTATCCGATGCCACCCTGGTATCCGGAATATCCAAACCATGAGCCGATACAAAAATATTTCTTAGACTATGTGAGTCATTTCGGTCTCCGGAAAAACATCTCGTTCAAAAACGGTGTTAAGAAGGTCGAACCGCAAGAGGACGGAACATACTTAGTCACCACCGAGAAAGAGCAGAAAAAATATTACGATGCAATAATAGTCGCCAATGGACACCACTGGTCGCCGCGCTGGCCGGAGCCGAACTTTCCTGGAAAGTTTAACGGTAAGATTATACATTCCCATGATTACGTTGACCCCGAACATCCGATTCAACTCGTCGGTAAGAGAGTAGTCATTCTCGGAATGGGAAATAGCGCGATGGATATTTCCGTCGAATTGAGTCGCCCCGGAGTATGTAAGAAAGTTTTTCTATGCTCTAGAAGAGGCGCGTGGGTAATTCCTAATTATCTATTTGGAAAGCCTCTAGATAAATCCACTCAACTAATTCCTCCCGGAACACCCTTCTGGCTAAAAAGGATGGTACTAGGATTTATCTTAAAATTGGGAGTCGGTAAAATGGAAGATTTTGGACTGCCAAAGCCCGATCATAATCCGGGAGAAGCGCATCCTACTATCTCTCAAGATATTCTAGTCAGACTAGGCAGAGGAGATATCATATATAAGCCCATAATCCAGGAGTTTAAAGGAAGTAAGATCAGATTCGCAGATAATTCGGAAGAGGAAATAGATGCGGTGATTTATTGCACCGGTTATAATGTAAAATTTCCGTTCTTTGACCCTAATTTTATCGATGTTCAAGACAATCATTTACCTCTCTTTCATAGAACATTCAAGCCCGGATTAAATAATTTATTCTTTATCGGACTTTATCAACCTCTGGGCGCAATTATGCCGTTAGCCGAATTCCAGGGAAAATGGATCGCCGAATACCTTGCGGGAAATTATCGGCTTCCTAGCGTTCCGGAAATGCAAAAGCAAATTGCTAAGTACGAAGACGCAATGAGAAAACGATACGTTGCATCGGCAAGGCATACGATGCAGGTTGATTTTGAAGATTTTCTCTACTATATGCAAAAAGAATTGAAATCTGGTAAAGTCCGTGCATCAAAAGCTGGAAATCGACTTCCAATTGAAGCGAAAGCCCAACATAAGACTTCGTCGAAATTGGGTAGTTTAAACGGAAACGATCACAAGGTTTTAGGAAGAAATAAAAAAGGTGCTTTGGCAAAAGTTTGA
- a CDS encoding SAP domain-containing protein, whose amino-acid sequence MNRPPFIKIKSVREFEEHYWYREELRRICADLGIPLFGTKVELEERLKAYIKSGDIEQIRSQGRPKIPASKRRQKNPLKKITLNSKILSDGVRFDSVFREFCRAYYGSKKFSFTKAMAEAVRDAEKSGNVNLTVADLLRIYENPPTTPRPEDTVLRWNRFVKDFHADEKTHAFKNKLNIAAFIWGKVRDRSGSKRYNSDLLSEFFTEISKIERSKK is encoded by the coding sequence ATGAATCGACCGCCGTTCATAAAGATCAAGTCAGTAAGGGAATTCGAAGAGCATTATTGGTATCGGGAAGAACTCCGTCGAATATGCGCCGATTTAGGTATTCCACTCTTTGGAACTAAAGTCGAGCTGGAAGAAAGACTTAAAGCTTATATTAAATCGGGCGATATCGAACAAATTCGATCGCAAGGAAGACCGAAGATTCCAGCTTCGAAGCGTAGGCAGAAAAATCCGCTTAAAAAAATCACCCTTAATTCTAAGATACTTTCGGATGGGGTAAGGTTCGATTCCGTATTTCGAGAGTTCTGCCGAGCCTACTATGGTAGCAAAAAATTCTCTTTCACGAAAGCCATGGCCGAAGCCGTGCGCGATGCGGAAAAAAGTGGCAATGTAAATTTGACCGTTGCAGACTTACTAAGAATTTATGAAAACCCTCCTACAACCCCTCGTCCGGAAGATACGGTCCTGCGATGGAATCGGTTTGTGAAAGACTTTCATGCAGATGAGAAAACACATGCATTTAAGAACAAACTGAACATTGCCGCTTTCATTTGGGGAAAAGTAAGAGACCGCTCGGGAAGCAAACGATACAATTCCGATCTTTTATCGGAATTTTTCACAGAAATTTCCAAAATAGAGAGATCTAAAAAGTAA
- a CDS encoding NuoI/complex I 23 kDa subunit family protein, with product MGTINVVNVAAKHKLAWYQKLYSYSIGKGLWITLKHFIKAAFLKGAVTLEFPEKRRKYSTRFRGMHTMKRDEQGRERCTSCFCCMWICPADAIHIEAGLVTPEIQHLHPEDKFAKKFEIDLLRCIFCGLCEEACPKGAIYLDGPAEMAADNREDLILTKERMMQKIGGPILGERK from the coding sequence TTGGGAACCATTAATGTCGTAAATGTAGCGGCCAAACATAAATTGGCTTGGTACCAAAAACTTTATTCATATTCCATCGGAAAAGGATTGTGGATCACTTTAAAACACTTTATAAAAGCCGCTTTTCTTAAAGGGGCGGTGACCCTCGAGTTTCCGGAAAAAAGGAGAAAATATTCCACTCGCTTTCGTGGTATGCATACCATGAAACGTGACGAGCAGGGAAGAGAAAGATGCACTAGCTGTTTTTGCTGTATGTGGATTTGCCCTGCCGACGCGATTCATATCGAAGCGGGACTTGTGACTCCGGAGATTCAACACCTTCATCCGGAAGATAAATTTGCAAAGAAATTCGAAATCGATCTTCTTCGCTGTATTTTTTGCGGCTTATGCGAAGAGGCCTGTCCTAAAGGTGCAATTTACTTAGACGGTCCGGCGGAAATGGCAGCGGACAATCGTGAAGATTTAATCCTTACAAAGGAAAGAATGATGCAAAAGATCGGCGGTCCGATTCTTGGTGAGAGAAAATAA
- a CDS encoding alpha/beta hydrolase, whose protein sequence is MLWQKFETIAARSLMALPNEVLRAFGEDVKRERVLDPKVKAALLLAKIKPRLENLPPVQARTLFEFIVSLFDLPKAEIARVEDFTIAGVSGRVPVRLYSSSDRSELLPCLIYYHGGGFVIGSLETHDHALRYLSRLTGCAILAVDYRLAPEHAFPASWEDAYSAYKWVRSSGKAVGLDPKKVAVGGDSAGGNLAISISTRAKKDKITAPIFQILFYPWIDLSQERKSIEEFEKGYGLTRDLLRYFKKHSFANANDCLNSLATPLRLSSFSGTPLTYIQIAGFDPLQDENFAYVDLLRKANVGVEAKVYGALIHGFVNLAGKIPAAREPLMDAAVWIRKGFKLK, encoded by the coding sequence GTGCTTTGGCAAAAGTTTGAGACTATAGCGGCAAGGTCATTGATGGCATTGCCAAATGAAGTACTTCGAGCCTTCGGAGAAGATGTTAAGAGAGAGCGGGTCCTAGATCCTAAAGTCAAAGCGGCTTTATTACTAGCCAAAATCAAACCAAGGCTAGAAAATCTCCCGCCCGTTCAGGCAAGAACCCTATTTGAATTTATCGTATCCCTCTTCGACCTGCCCAAGGCAGAGATCGCCCGTGTCGAGGATTTTACGATTGCAGGCGTTTCGGGGAGGGTCCCGGTACGTTTGTATTCTTCTAGTGATCGTTCCGAACTTCTGCCCTGCCTTATCTACTATCACGGCGGGGGTTTCGTTATCGGAAGTTTAGAAACCCATGACCATGCATTGCGATATCTCAGTCGTTTAACGGGTTGTGCTATTCTCGCCGTCGATTATAGACTCGCTCCGGAGCATGCATTTCCGGCTTCTTGGGAAGACGCATATTCGGCTTATAAATGGGTACGAAGTAGCGGGAAAGCTGTAGGATTGGATCCTAAGAAAGTTGCAGTCGGTGGAGATTCTGCAGGCGGGAATTTAGCGATCTCGATCTCGACGAGGGCAAAGAAAGACAAGATAACTGCTCCTATTTTTCAGATTTTATTCTATCCATGGATAGATCTGTCGCAAGAAAGAAAGAGCATCGAAGAATTCGAAAAAGGTTATGGTTTAACCAGGGATCTCCTCAGATATTTTAAAAAGCATAGCTTCGCAAATGCAAACGATTGTTTAAATTCGCTTGCAACTCCGCTCAGACTATCCTCATTCTCCGGAACTCCTCTTACTTACATTCAAATTGCCGGGTTTGATCCGCTCCAAGACGAGAATTTTGCCTATGTCGACTTATTAAGAAAGGCCAATGTCGGAGTCGAAGCAAAAGTTTATGGCGCACTTATTCACGGCTTCGTTAATTTGGCCGGAAAAATTCCCGCTGCAAGAGAACCTTTAATGGATGCCGCGGTTTGGATTCGAAAAGGTTTTAAATTAAAGTGA
- a CDS encoding DUF433 domain-containing protein: MDKILFHQDRIVSHPSVCGGKPVIKGTSIRVLEVLDMIFLGFGLEEILGEYPQLLEEDVRACLQYASRRLHSPLLEKALSQGWVDNRDQPYQICNK, translated from the coding sequence ATGGATAAAATTCTTTTTCACCAGGACAGAATCGTCTCGCATCCTTCCGTTTGTGGCGGAAAGCCGGTAATAAAAGGAACTTCGATACGCGTTTTAGAGGTATTGGATATGATCTTTCTCGGATTCGGTTTAGAAGAAATCTTGGGTGAATATCCGCAACTTCTCGAAGAGGATGTTAGAGCCTGTTTACAGTATGCTTCGAGAAGGTTACATTCTCCTCTTTTAGAGAAAGCTCTTAGCCAGGGCTGGGTCGACAATCGTGACCAACCATATCAAATATGTAATAAATGA
- a CDS encoding NAD-dependent succinate-semialdehyde dehydrogenase codes for MNHPNLASSSLFRTSCFYAGHWNSWPNTISVFDPATETEIGTVPDLPREEVKRAIEFAEIEQKRWSKTTGKERAKLLRTWADLMILHKEDLAKIMTWEQGKPLSESRGEIDYAASFLEWFGEEAKRTYGDIIPTHRKELRLLAWKEPVGVSGILTPWNFPSAMITRKAGPALAAGCVVIAKPSELTPFSTLALVALAQEAGFPPGAIQVVTGQPEHIADEFLENPIVRKISFTGSTRVGKILLEKAARSVKRVSLELGGNAPFIVFADANLKEAVKGAILSKFRNTGQTCVCTNRILVEAPVAAEFSKLLAEEASKLKVGNGFDEDVKQGPLINSAALMKMRKHVEDALARGGKLLSGGNPHKLGGNFHEPTVISNVSESSLCFQEETFGPLAPILHFKTEEEALRIVNSSKVGLASYLYTTDPARIWRVSESIEAGMVSVNEGLLSTEQVPFGGIKESGLGREGSKYGIEEYQELKYICWGGQG; via the coding sequence ATGAATCATCCAAACCTCGCCTCTTCTTCGTTATTTAGAACTTCCTGTTTTTATGCGGGTCATTGGAACTCTTGGCCAAATACGATTTCGGTATTCGATCCGGCTACAGAAACCGAGATAGGGACCGTTCCGGACCTTCCGCGAGAGGAAGTAAAAAGGGCTATCGAATTTGCTGAAATAGAACAAAAAAGATGGTCCAAGACTACCGGCAAAGAACGGGCTAAGCTCCTCCGCACCTGGGCAGATCTAATGATCCTTCATAAGGAAGATCTTGCCAAAATTATGACATGGGAACAAGGGAAGCCTCTATCGGAATCGAGAGGAGAAATTGACTATGCAGCTTCGTTCTTGGAATGGTTTGGCGAAGAAGCAAAGAGAACCTACGGCGATATAATCCCTACACATCGTAAGGAGCTTCGTCTTCTCGCCTGGAAAGAGCCTGTCGGTGTCTCGGGGATTTTGACTCCTTGGAATTTTCCGAGCGCAATGATTACAAGGAAGGCCGGACCTGCGCTTGCCGCCGGATGCGTCGTCATCGCGAAGCCGTCCGAACTTACTCCGTTTTCCACACTAGCATTGGTAGCTCTTGCACAGGAGGCCGGTTTTCCGCCTGGCGCCATTCAAGTCGTAACAGGTCAGCCGGAACATATCGCCGACGAATTCTTGGAAAATCCGATCGTGCGTAAGATCAGTTTTACAGGCTCTACGAGAGTGGGAAAAATTCTTTTAGAAAAGGCAGCGCGAAGTGTTAAGAGAGTTTCGTTAGAGCTCGGAGGAAATGCCCCTTTCATCGTTTTTGCCGATGCCAATTTAAAGGAAGCCGTTAAAGGGGCTATTCTCTCTAAATTCAGAAACACAGGACAGACCTGCGTTTGCACAAATCGAATTCTAGTGGAAGCTCCCGTTGCAGCGGAATTTTCTAAACTTCTCGCGGAAGAAGCGAGTAAACTAAAGGTTGGGAACGGCTTTGACGAAGATGTAAAACAAGGCCCTCTCATTAACTCCGCAGCATTGATGAAAATGCGTAAGCATGTCGAGGATGCTTTGGCACGCGGAGGCAAATTGCTATCAGGCGGAAACCCTCATAAATTAGGCGGCAATTTCCATGAACCTACGGTGATTTCAAACGTTTCCGAATCATCTCTTTGTTTCCAGGAGGAGACTTTCGGACCTCTTGCTCCCATATTGCATTTTAAAACTGAAGAAGAGGCGTTAAGAATCGTTAATTCGAGTAAAGTGGGCTTGGCATCCTATTTGTATACGACGGATCCGGCTAGAATTTGGCGCGTCAGCGAATCGATCGAGGCAGGAATGGTTTCGGTAAACGAAGGTTTGCTTTCAACCGAGCAAGTCCCGTTCGGAGGTATAAAAGAATCCGGTCTTGGAAGAGAAGGTTCTAAATACGGAATAGAAGAATACCAAGAGCTAAAATATATCTGCTGGGGTGGACAGGGCTAA